A genomic window from Acinetobacter chinensis includes:
- a CDS encoding helix-turn-helix transcriptional regulator has translation MNAFTGQTFQMNQIINIKEVIKFVGVGRSTIYEMMDEYSPYYDPTFPKKVKITQNRIGWSAYEIHQWIENKLASRE, from the coding sequence ATGAATGCGTTCACAGGTCAGACTTTTCAGATGAATCAGATTATCAATATTAAAGAAGTGATCAAATTTGTAGGTGTAGGTAGATCAACAATTTATGAAATGATGGATGAATACTCGCCTTACTATGATCCAACTTTTCCGAAGAAAGTAAAAATCACACAAAACCGTATTGGCTGGTCAGCTTATGAAATTCATCAGTGGATTGAAAATAAGTTAGCGAGCCGTGAATAA
- a CDS encoding class I SAM-dependent methyltransferase, whose translation MKTIDYYNYHAEEFTNLTLYVDMESLYQPFLNLLPINAHILDVGCGSGRDILVFKKKGYRVDAIDYSEQLVKKATELTGIQVKHQSFYEVDEVAVYDGVWACASLLHCERSRLAEALEKMLQALKPNGVIYMSFKYGDSDREKDGREFTDLNEQQAQELLAQFDQVSLVQQWITVDNRPDREEQWLNILWEKND comes from the coding sequence ATGAAAACAATAGATTACTACAATTACCATGCAGAAGAATTTACGAACTTGACTCTTTATGTGGATATGGAAAGCCTCTATCAGCCTTTTCTAAATTTGTTGCCTATAAATGCCCATATCCTGGATGTCGGCTGTGGGTCAGGGCGTGATATTTTGGTTTTTAAGAAAAAAGGGTATCGGGTTGATGCAATTGATTACTCAGAACAGCTTGTTAAAAAGGCAACTGAATTGACAGGCATTCAAGTGAAGCATCAGAGTTTCTATGAGGTTGATGAAGTCGCTGTTTACGATGGGGTTTGGGCATGCGCATCCCTACTTCATTGTGAACGTAGTAGATTAGCTGAAGCCCTTGAAAAAATGCTTCAAGCATTAAAGCCCAATGGTGTGATTTACATGTCGTTTAAATATGGAGACTCAGATCGAGAAAAAGATGGTCGAGAGTTTACAGATTTAAATGAACAGCAAGCACAAGAACTTTTAGCACAGTTTGATCAGGTCAGTCTGGTTCAACAGTGGATTACAGTGGATAACAGACCTGACCGAGAAGAGCAGTGGCTCAATATTTTGTGGGAGAAAAATGATTAA
- a CDS encoding DUF932 domain-containing protein: protein MAHQIENMAYVGQTPWHGLGSQLSQNQPVDVWAQQAGMDWQIESSNVSYMAQNERGQSIIMPYEEQRVLYRSDTHAPLSVVSQRYQEVQPREILEFYRDLTEQSGFELETAGVLKGGRKFWALARTGQSTALKAKDVSNGYILLATGCDGTLATTAQFTSIRVVCNNTLAIALKGQNSSAGVVKVPHSTRFDAQKIKQQLGISVRAWDEHMYEMKQLTQRKVTQTEAAAYFDAVFNSTGMNVTDQEDSIIQFYRGVAAQAAQSVKKEKPEPNARAMTKTMEMFNGQGRGAELSSAKGTAYGLLCSITEFADHERRAMSQDHRLDSAWFGAGAGLKQRGLEQALSMIA, encoded by the coding sequence ATGGCACATCAAATTGAAAATATGGCTTATGTGGGGCAGACCCCATGGCATGGTCTTGGCAGTCAGCTCAGTCAGAACCAGCCCGTTGACGTCTGGGCTCAGCAGGCCGGCATGGACTGGCAGATTGAATCCTCAAATGTCAGTTATATGGCACAGAATGAACGGGGACAGAGCATCATCATGCCCTATGAGGAACAGCGGGTGTTATACCGTTCAGATACTCATGCTCCGTTGTCTGTGGTCAGTCAGCGTTATCAGGAAGTCCAGCCCCGGGAAATACTGGAGTTTTACCGTGACCTGACTGAACAGTCCGGCTTTGAACTGGAAACTGCAGGTGTGCTGAAAGGTGGCAGGAAATTCTGGGCGCTGGCAAGGACTGGGCAGAGTACAGCACTGAAGGCGAAGGATGTCAGCAATGGTTATATTTTACTGGCAACAGGATGTGACGGTACCCTGGCGACCACAGCACAGTTCACCAGTATCAGAGTGGTCTGCAACAACACCCTGGCGATTGCCCTCAAAGGGCAGAACAGCAGTGCAGGTGTAGTCAAGGTTCCTCATAGTACCCGGTTTGATGCACAAAAGATTAAACAGCAATTGGGGATTTCAGTGCGTGCATGGGATGAACATATGTATGAAATGAAACAGCTGACACAGCGTAAGGTTACTCAGACTGAGGCAGCAGCCTATTTTGATGCGGTGTTCAACAGCACCGGCATGAATGTGACCGATCAGGAGGACAGTATCATTCAGTTCTACCGGGGGGTGGCAGCTCAGGCAGCGCAATCGGTTAAGAAGGAAAAACCTGAACCGAATGCAAGAGCCATGACAAAAACCATGGAAATGTTCAATGGTCAGGGGCGCGGGGCAGAACTCAGCTCAGCAAAAGGTACAGCCTATGGTCTGCTGTGCAGTATTACTGAGTTTGCTGATCATGAACGTCGGGCAATGAGTCAGGATCACCGGCTTGATTCAGCATGGTTCGGTGCAGGTGCCGGACTTAAGCAGCGTGGACTGGAACAGGCTTTAAGCATGATTGCTTAA
- a CDS encoding recombination directionality factor, whose protein sequence is MIKGLAITPPVLGRISIGRMVEKNGKRIPEKDDQFTITSQIQNKDGWVKHPLDEQLRAKVQNQKLRSIPVRMIFNDPDLNLRAEYTLFDHQTGRLICVGNGEICQRLTSQGVEQHPCPSPDLCPLGQSGLCKLYGRLYVNLDESDELGTFIFRTTGFNSIRTLAARLSYYHAASNGLLSCLPLQLTLRGKSTTQSYRTPVYYVDLTLRDGTDLQQAIQMAKDIDQQGKQSGFNQEALDRTARHGYDNVRFEMNSEDGVEAVEEFYSGEEQWDQKQDKGLSQVRDLQQGLQKSVHAVNS, encoded by the coding sequence ATGATCAAAGGTTTAGCAATTACACCACCTGTACTGGGACGAATCAGTATAGGCAGGATGGTTGAAAAGAACGGCAAACGTATCCCTGAAAAGGATGATCAGTTCACCATCACCAGTCAGATTCAGAATAAAGATGGATGGGTGAAACATCCTTTAGATGAGCAGCTGCGTGCCAAAGTACAGAACCAAAAGCTAAGAAGTATTCCGGTACGGATGATTTTCAATGATCCTGATCTCAACCTGAGAGCGGAATATACCTTATTTGACCATCAGACAGGACGTCTCATATGTGTCGGCAATGGAGAAATCTGCCAGCGGCTGACCAGTCAGGGCGTAGAGCAGCATCCATGTCCGTCTCCTGACTTATGTCCACTGGGACAGAGTGGACTCTGTAAGCTTTATGGACGTCTTTATGTCAATCTGGACGAATCTGATGAACTTGGGACATTTATTTTTAGAACCACGGGTTTTAACAGTATTCGGACGTTGGCAGCACGGTTGAGTTATTACCATGCTGCATCGAATGGTCTGTTGTCATGCCTTCCACTGCAACTGACACTTCGGGGTAAGTCCACCACACAAAGCTATCGAACGCCTGTGTATTACGTGGATCTGACGCTCAGAGATGGGACAGACCTGCAGCAGGCCATTCAGATGGCGAAGGATATTGATCAGCAGGGTAAGCAAAGTGGTTTTAATCAGGAGGCACTGGATCGCACAGCGAGGCATGGCTATGACAATGTGAGGTTTGAAATGAACAGTGAAGATGGTGTGGAAGCGGTTGAAGAGTTTTATTCTGGTGAAGAACAGTGGGATCAGAAGCAGGATAAGGGATTAAGCCAAGTACGGGATCTTCAGCAGGGATTGCAGAAATCAGTTCATGCTGTGAACTCCTGA
- a CDS encoding YqaJ viral recombinase family nuclease, with product MNTALNSSLNVTPNPAVNSYAGRPKLFTAKRFVDTRKLTQAEWLEVRRQGIGSSDCAAACGLNPYMSMLELWMIKTGRIQQSIEDESEGHAPLYWGKRLEPLVAEYYSMHTGYKVRRVNAVLQHPDPDRHFMLANLDYAVTGDADVQILECKTAGEYGARLWRDGVPLYVLCQVQHQLAVTGRKAAHICVLICGHETRIFKVTRSESVIQHIIQAERYFWECVEKDTPPEADASASAARALQQLYPEHVPLSTTDLSEDEQASQQFEQLIQARNHIEKYQEQFDLLKHQLQSRMQNTERATFKTGSVTWKKAKDSVSLNSKALLKLHPEYLNQFPQAKQGSRRFSIYTD from the coding sequence ATGAATACAGCTCTGAACAGCTCTCTGAATGTAACACCGAATCCCGCAGTCAACAGCTATGCCGGCCGTCCTAAACTGTTTACCGCAAAACGCTTTGTGGATACCCGAAAACTCACTCAGGCCGAATGGCTGGAAGTACGTCGGCAAGGCATCGGCAGCAGTGACTGTGCCGCAGCGTGCGGACTGAACCCCTATATGTCGATGCTTGAACTGTGGATGATTAAAACAGGACGGATTCAACAATCCATTGAAGATGAAAGCGAAGGGCATGCACCACTGTACTGGGGAAAACGCCTGGAGCCTTTAGTGGCTGAATACTACAGCATGCATACCGGCTATAAAGTCCGCAGGGTCAATGCTGTTCTGCAGCATCCCGATCCTGACAGGCATTTCATGCTGGCCAACCTGGATTATGCCGTCACAGGGGATGCCGATGTACAGATACTTGAATGTAAAACAGCCGGAGAATACGGTGCCAGACTATGGCGCGATGGTGTGCCGCTGTATGTGCTGTGTCAGGTACAGCATCAGTTAGCCGTTACCGGCAGGAAGGCGGCACATATCTGTGTGCTGATCTGTGGACATGAAACCCGTATCTTTAAAGTGACCCGCTCAGAATCAGTGATTCAGCACATCATCCAGGCAGAGCGTTACTTCTGGGAGTGTGTGGAAAAGGATACGCCACCTGAAGCCGATGCCAGCGCGTCGGCAGCCAGAGCATTGCAGCAGCTGTATCCTGAGCATGTGCCGCTGAGTACAACTGACTTATCTGAGGATGAGCAGGCCAGTCAACAGTTTGAACAGCTGATTCAGGCACGCAATCACATAGAAAAGTACCAAGAGCAGTTTGATCTGCTGAAACATCAGTTGCAGTCCAGAATGCAGAACACTGAACGGGCAACCTTTAAAACAGGTTCAGTGACGTGGAAAAAGGCGAAGGACTCGGTCAGTTTAAACAGTAAGGCTTTACTGAAACTGCATCCTGAATATCTGAATCAGTTTCCACAGGCTAAACAGGGTTCAAGACGTTTCAGTATCTATACCGATTAG